One genomic window of Miscanthus floridulus cultivar M001 unplaced genomic scaffold, ASM1932011v1 fs_527_1, whole genome shotgun sequence includes the following:
- the LOC136532116 gene encoding LOW QUALITY PROTEIN: DNA replication ATP-dependent helicase/nuclease JHS1-like (The sequence of the model RefSeq protein was modified relative to this genomic sequence to represent the inferred CDS: deleted 1 base in 1 codon) has translation MPPKRRAAAAAASSKKPQPSQPSQPAKFGIPHFFERQTQASQNAKRQKPDPPAPPPPPPPPPPPEEEPSEVSPEVTKTLAPKRVRFSPGMLIKQSQDDGAAEVVTWKISPVNHRLGTAKSKQFLGMTPHPYSSEKNSSLEAMKKWHSSPLGLSRCTTSGRNSGVLGSALVGCDGVEDTQSPFRTPPSLSYGCNEQLSSGVTSEGGLEPLGAGQHKKALLDLLDQVEDAIMEEELPVDPGNKGGQSTNKDNTNNSCSPVADGDLTIPSKKTINAPPFNSFLVLEVSEKHKADDSSCDRYPVKILRLLNEHSGKECAVHLCDEWFHSIVGPGDTVNVIGEFSNQGKCVVDHDNNLVIVHPELLISGTRVASSFHCPRRSVLDDRLKSNEYSTSALTGTLLHQVFQAGLLKDAPSRQFLEQQAKEVLLKNIETLYACGVNESNMYSTLIEAIPKMLNWFKCFLKGSKCSSVDFGHNEGRKTVGVTEVMDIEEMAWAPRYGLKGVIDASVRSRVESCNGGSYDRIMPLEFKTGKGTSGQTAMEHSAQVILYTLLMTERYLNEDIDLGLLYYLHTDQTLGINVKRADLIGLIMRRNELATEILKASISQSFPPMLQSPSTCNGCRHLISCTIYHKAHGGNATTSGLGDLFDNLVNHLTVVHHSFLKHWDRLIDLEARVSQVKKKNIFQPHNSNSRSGNSAVPYFVLDIKNGHSIDSSGKSKRYIYNFVQQKTQPETADQLDAQFDSLDFSLKGGDPVVLSTQSGRIAVANGSIREISHSHITVSLPRRLRIPDSNSLSEQQDLTREIWRIDKDEFSSSFAIMRLNLVQLFAQNPQNSQLRKLIVDLEAPRFDSGGLFSQDPALSYIRSLPNLNNDQQRSLHKILGAKDYALILGMPGTGKTYTMVHAVKSLLIRGESILLTSYTNSAIDTLLMKLKTEVCVLPLMVVDFIRIGRPEAVHPDVRAHCLSTTEAQSVDAIKARMEQVQVVGVTCLGMYHPLLAHKKFDTCIMDEAGQITLPVSLGPLMLATKFVLVGDHYQLPPLVQSSEARENGMGISLFWRLSEAHPQAISALRCQYRMSSGIMELSNSLIYGNRLCCGSLEIANAKLKFSGREPVHLKLKEILNPDRAVIFANTDQIPALEAKEHRTVNNPTEAHIISWIIKELLRRGVAQDAIGIITPYNAQVNIIQQCTDGLVEVHTIDKYQGRDKECIIISFVRSTANSRASGSSLLGDWHRINVLLTRAKKKLIMVGSRGTLSTIPLLRLLVDKVAEIGGLLDLTNKGVHSFSELKGSRLNAQ, from the exons ATGCCCCCGAAgaggcgcgccgccgccgccgccgcctcttcaAAGAAGCCGCAGCCATCGCAGCCGTCGCAGCCCGCCAAGTTCGGCATCCCCCACTTCTTCGAGCGCCAGACCCAGGCCTCCCAGAACGCCAAGCGCCAGAAGCCCGACCCCcctgcgcctcctcctcctcctccgccgccgccaccgcccgagGAGGAGCCCTCGGAAGTCTCGCCGGAGGTCACCAAGACGCTTGCGCCGAAGCGTGTCAGGTTTTCTCCCGGAATG TTGATTAAGCAGAGCCAGGACGATGGGGCCGCGGAGGTGGTGACTTGGAAGATCTCGCCGGTAAACCATCGCCTTGGTACGGCGAAGTCGAAGCAATTTCTGGGGATGACACCTCATCCGTACTCAAGCGAG AAAAATTCCTCCCTTGAGGCTATGAAGAAGTGGCATTCATCTCCATTGGGCTTGTCAAGGTGTACTACTTCTGGACGTAATTCAGGAGTTCTTGGATCTGCTCTAGTTGGTTGTGATGGCGTGGAGGATACTCAGAGTCCATTCCGGACCCCACCATCGCTTTCCTATGGCTGCAATGAG CAACTGAGCAGTGGTGTCACTTCTGAGGGAGGTCTCGAACCATTGGGAGCAGGACAGCACAAAAAG GCATTACTTGATCTTCTAGACCAAGTAGAGGATGCAATCATGGAAGAAGAATTGCCTGTTGATCCTGGAAATAAAGGAGGGCAATCCACAAACAAGGATAATACCAACAATAGCTGTTCTCCTGTTGCTGATGGTGACTTAACTATCCCATCCAagaaaaccattaatgctccaccCTTCAATAGTTTTCTTGTCTTGGAG GTGTCAGAAAAACATAAAGCTGATGATTCATCGTGTGATCGCTATCCTGTTAAG ATTCTGCGTCTTCTGAATGAACACTCTGGGAAAGAATGTGCCGTGCATCTGTGTGATGAGTG GTTCCACAGTATTGTTGGGCCTGGTGATACTGTAAATGTCATTGGAGAATTTAGTAACCAAGGAAAATGTGTTGTTGATCATGACAATAATCTTGTTATTGTCCATCCAGAGCTACTCATTTCTGGGACACGG GTTGCTTCTAGCTTCCATTGTCCAAGAAGGTCTGTTCTTGATGACAGACTAAAAAGCAATGAATATTCTACCAGCGCGTTGACTGGTACTCTGCTTCACCAAGTCTTTCAG GCTGGGCTACTCAAGGATGCTCCTTCACGGCAATTCTTGGAACAACAAGCAAAGGAAGTTCTTCTGAAAAATATAGAGACTTTATATGCATGTGGAG TCAATGAAAGCAACATGTACTCCACACTCATTGAAGCTATCCCCAAAATGTTGAATTGGTTCAAGTGTTTCTTAAAG GGTTCAAAGTGTTCTAGTGTTGATTTTGGACATAACGAAGGGAGAAAGACTGTTGGAGTGACTGAG GTGATGGATATTGAGGAAATGGCATGGGCGCCAAGATATGGTTTGAAAGGGGTTATCGATGCTTCTGTTAGATCAAGAGTCGAGTCATGCAATGGTGGTTCATATGATAGAATAATGCCACTAGAGTTCAAAACTGGTAAAGGAACTAGTGGCCAG ACAGCTATGGAACACTCCGCTCAGGTGATATTATACACACTGTTGATGACAGAGAG ATACTTGAATGAGGATATTGACTTGGGCCTTCTGTATTATCTTCACACAGACCAGACATTG GGCATTAATGTAAAGAGGGCTGATTTAATTGGGCTAATAATGCGCCGCAACGAGCTTGCTACCGAGATCCTGAAAGCATCGATTTCACAGAGTTTTCCTCCAATGTTACAG AGCCCATCAACATGTAATGGATGTCGACACCTGATTTCTTGTACCATATATCACAAG GCACATGGAGGCAATGCTACAACTAGTGGGCTTGGTGATCTATTTGACAACCTTGTAAATCACTTAACAGTCGTGCATCATAGTTTTCTTAAACATTGGGATAGATTGATCGATCTTGAAGCTAGAGTTTCTCAG GTAAAAAAGAAGAACATTTTCCAGCCTCATAATTCAAACTCTCGGAGTGGGAACTCTGCTGTACCTTATTTTGTTCTTGACATAAAAAATGGGCATTCAATAGATTCTTCTGGAAAAAGCAAAAGATACATATATAATTTTGTCCAGCAAAAGACGCAGCCTGAAACAGCTGATCAGTTAGACGCTCAATTTGACAGCCTAGATTTCAGCCTCAAAGGTGGTGATCCTGTG GTGCTTAGCACTCAGTCTGGGAGAATAGCAgttgcaaatggatctataaGAGAAATAAGTCACTCCCACATAACG GTCTCTTTGCCACGCCGTTTGAGAATTCCAGATAGCAATTCCTTGTCAGAGCAACAGGATCTGACACGTGAAATTTGGCGGATAGACAAGGATGAATTTAGTTCTTCATTTGCAATAATGAG ACTCAACCTTGTCCAACTATTTGCTCAGAATCCACAAAACTCTCAACTACGCAAGTTGATTGTTGATCTTGAG GCACCCAGGTTTGATAGCGGAGGGCTGTTTAGCCAAGATCCtgcactatcatacataaggtcGCTACCAAACTTGAATAATGACCAACAAAGATCACTGCATAAA ATTCTAGGAGCAAAGGATTATGCTCTTATTTTAGGAATGCCTGGAACAGGCAAAACATACACAATGGTGCATGCTGTGAAGTCATTATTGATAAGAGGGGAATCTATTTTGCTAACTTCATATACTAACTCGGCTATTGATACTCTGCTCATGAAGCTGAAGACTGAGGTTTGTGTTCTTCCCTTAAT GGTCGTGGATTTTATTCGGATTGGAAGGCCTGAGGCTGTACATCCTGATGTCAGGGCCCACTGCTTGTCAA CAACTGAGGCACAATCGGTTGATGCCATTAAAGCAAGGATGGAGCAAGTGCAGGTTGTTGGAgttacttgcttgggaatgtatCATCCTTTATTAGCACATAAGAAGTTTGACACATGTATCATGGATGAAGCTGGACAAATTACATTGCCG GTTTCACTGGGACCTTTGATGCTtgcaacaaagtttgttctagtTGGAGACCATTACCAACTTCCTCCACTTGTTCAG AGTTCTGAAGCCCGAGAAAATGGGATGGGCATCAGCTTATTTTGGAGGTTGTCAGAAGCACATCCTCAGGCAATTTCAGCACTGCGATGCCAG TACCGTATGTCATCTGGTATCATGGAGCTCTCAAATTCGTTGATTTACGGCAATAGGTTGTGCTGTGGTTCATTGGAAATTGCAAATGCCAAACTCAAGTTTTCTGGTAGGGAACCAGTGCACTTGAAGTTAAAAGAG ATCTTGAATCCTGATAGAGCTGTGATCTTCGCCAACACAG ATCAAATACCTGCACTTGAGGCAAAGGAACACAGAACTGTGAACAATCCTACAGAAGCACACATTATTTCATGG ATCATCAAAGAATTACTAAGAAGGGGTGTAGCTCAAGATGCTATTGGTATCATAACCCCATATAATGCTCAAGTGAATATCATTCAGCAATGCACTGATGGTTTGGTTGAGGTTCACACAATTGATAAATACCAG GGCAGGGATAAGGAGTGTATAATAATATCTTTCGTGCGCTCCACTGCAAACTCAAGGGCTAGTGGTTCTTCTCTGCTTGGTGATTGGCACAGGATCAATGTTCTGTTGACACgtgcaaag AAGAAGCTCATCATGGTTGGATCACGTGGAACGCTTTCAACAATACCTTTGCTGAGGCTTCTTGTCGACAAGGTAGCTGAGATTGGTGGCCTGTTGGATCTGACAAATAAGGGTGTGCATTCTTTTTCG GAACTTAAAGGTTCTCGTTTGAATGCACAATAG
- the LOC136532117 gene encoding uncharacterized protein, giving the protein MRCARHLYEGGVGVCAPCLRDRLLALAAAQNAASSLPPPLPPPELEPEPVFPRSVSSPYVCRRRKSDASSAPRGRPPGSLLFFRTPQVGPAYGAGSGAAAGFEDGDIGLFRRRRSRFSVLAALFGHSPDDDRRGDKERRYRSSNWLAGIVPRAARRRRKDRETALPPPSPLRRSCRGVSDRGLSPVRYYADGDGEESTSPAESPWLPSPSPMRKTPCRRRLGLGLGAPGAGVSGFSVCISPLARPSLGRHLRGGHPPDAVVSGDLRPSPLHPLTSSASLHHCRSWKLADGGRFR; this is encoded by the coding sequence ATGAGGTGCGCCAGGCACCTGTACGAGGGCGGCGTGGGCGTCTGCGCGCCGTGCCTCCGCGACCGCCTGCTCGCGCTCGCCGCCGCGCAGAACGCGGCGTCCTCGCTGCCCCCGCCCCTACCCCCACCGGAGCTCGAGCCGGAGCCGGTGTTCCCGAGGTCGGTGTCGTCGCCGTACGTGTGCCGCCGCCGCAAGTCCGACGCGTCGTCGGCGCCGCGGGGGCGCCCGCCGGGCAGCCTGCTCTTCTTCCGGACGCCGCAGGTCGGCCCCGCGTACGGCGCCGGGTCAGGAGCAGCAGCCGGGTTCGAGGATGGCGACATCGGGTTGTTCCGGAGGCGGCGCAGCAGGTTCTCCGTGCTCGCCGCGCTCTTCGGCCACAGTCCGGACGACGACAGACGCGGCGACAAGGAGCGGAGGTACAGGTCCTCCAACTGGCTCGCGGGGATCGTGCCGCGCGCCGCCCGCCGGAGGAGGAAGGACAGGGAGACCGCTCTGCCGCCGCCGTCCCCGCTGCGGCGCTCGTGCCGCGGGGTCAGCGACCGGGGGCTCTCGCCGGTGAGGTACTACGCCGACGGGGACGGCGAGGAGAGCACCTCACCGGCGGAGTCGCCGTGGCTGCCTTCGCCGTCGCCGATGCGGAAAACCCCGTGCCGTCGCCGCCTGGGACTGGGACTGGGAGCGCCCGGGGCCGGCGTCTCGGGGTTCTCGGTGTGCATCAGCCCGCTCGCGCGGCCCAGCCTGGGGAGGCACCTCCGCGGCGGCCACCCGCCCGACGCGGTCGTCTCCGGCGATCTTCGCCCGTCGCCACTGCATCCGCTCACGTCCAGCGCCTCGCTCCACCACTGCCGCTCCtggaagctcgccgacggcggccgCTTCCGGTGA